The stretch of DNA CGCAGTTCAAGATCGGGCAGATAATTATCGGGCTGACAGTTTTGAGTTGTTAATAACCACCGCCTGCGCCCCTTGGCCTGAAGCAGAAACACATCATAATTATCATAATGCGGACCAACCCCGCCATGCTCTGTCGCATAACTAATCATGACGTCATCGATCCGCCACTGGGGTAAAAAATTAAATGCGTCGAGAAGTTTGGCGACCTCTGGAACAAATCGATCGACGGCCTGGACCAGTAAGGTCCAATGAGAGACCGGCAGTTTTTTAAAATCACCAGCGGAAAATGGTCCTCTTTTTAAATGCCAGTGCGGCGTCTTCCCAGGTGTCTGCCAGACGAGACGGCTTTCGATCTCTTCCTCCATCGCTAATCCAGCTAACTCGTCCCCGCTGAGAGGACTGTTAAATAGGCCAAAAGCCTGACGAAAAATGAATGGCTTTTGTTGCCAATAGTTTTCCAGGAATTCATTTTTCTCTATCGCGTCAAAAATTTTCATATAAAGCTCGATCTAGTGTTTAGCTGAATACATCCGGCAAGAAATTACCAACGGGGCTATAATTTTAATGGCACCATGTGATTTAGGGAGTGAAAAATGAATCATTATATTGCAAGGATAAGAAAAATGCTGCCTGCCCTGTTAGTTTTATTAATGACTTTTGGATCCATTCAATCTGTACAAGCCCAAACTACTCCCAATAACCCACAAACTACTCTGGCAGGACAACAACTCGCTTACTATTATGGAGGACACTGGTATCGATATCCCGGAAATTATTATGGCCCCGGCTACATTTACTATGGCCCCCGTTATTATAATCGAATCTATTATCCTAAACACTATTATCGAAATTATTGGTCAGGATGGCGCCCATATGGCCATTGCCGGCAGACCTGTCTAATTAATCAGTGGAATGGACAAGTTATAAAATGCGTCAGACGTTGTTAGTTTATGGGCTGGTTCGCCTGAAGAGGCCTACACAGATTCAAATGGGTCATTACCGCGCGGATTGGCAAACAACCTCGCGTCTTTGCGAACAAAGTGAAGCAGTCCAAATCGAAACCTGAACAAGGTAAGGAGGTGGATTGCCTCGCTAAGGCTCGTGCAAAGACGGTTTTTTTATGCACCTATCTTCATTTACACACCAACACCATTGTGTGCTCGCGGGCTATGAACAACAGGTGTGAATACTTCAAATCTTGAAGATCGTAGCGTCCTCTCGAGAACTCCAGACTTATCTTATTTTCATCAGGCAAAAAAATCAACAATCCCTTTTGTCTGTCTCGTTACAACACTAGCCTCTTCTTCCTGATTTTGAAAAAGAGCCTCATCGGGTTGATGAGCAGTCTGCGAACGCGAGCGTCGATCGCCGGTTTCAATATTCACTTCGGACAGCTGTAAACCCTGACTCATTAGCATTTCCCTTAATCGCGGAATCGATTGCTCAATTAAGTCCTGAACCTGCAGACTATGAGTATTGAAATCTATTTTTGCCGTTTCCTCCGATAAATGAATTTTAACTTCTACCGGTCCAAGCTCTACAGGATTAAGCTTAATGACGGCCTGATTAATTTTATGTTGACCTAACCATGTGACGCGTGCATTGAAATCATCTTGCCAGCCCCCTTCATTCACTTCAGACGAAATCTCAAACCTGTTAGCGGCACTTGCTGATGTTTTGCTTTCTGAATGAGACGATGCGAAATCTGGCTTGATTACTCTAAGAGGAATTTCTTTTATATCCGCATTAAGGTTTTTTTGAGGATCAATCGATTGATCTTCACTTCCTGAATCAACCTGGATGATTTGATTAGTTAATACCTCAATCTCGATTGTCTGCTCTGATTTTTCCTCTACATCAATGGGTGCAAATTCAATATCAGCCGCCACTTTTTGCGGTTGATTATTGTTCTCAGGAGGACTCAGGCTGCGATTTTGCATATGATTTATAAATGATTTGTCTGAAACAGGCGGTGAAAAAGACAAATGTTCCTCAGCGGGTTTTCCCCCTGCTTCTACTTCCTGAATAGTCAGGGTTTCATTATGAATGGCATTTAGCCAGGCCAGTGCTGGATTATCAGGCAGCTCTTTATCATCATCCTCACTTTCAGGCTCCACAGATTTTGGATTATCGAGAGGCAATTCAAGCACCTCTTTGGGGTTTGAATCGGGAGAAGGCTCTTGTTCGACCGGAAGGCTTATCTCATCTTCAACAGGTTTAGTCTCAGGAATAGGGCCTTCAGATAAATAGTCAGTAATTAATTCTAAAAAGTAATTGCTGATGTCAGTGGCTTCAGCGTTACCATCCCCACTGGCCTCAAGAGGAGGGATGTCATCGGGTACCATAAAAAAGGGGTCTGGGGGAATCTGATTAATCATGAATGACATCCTGGTTGTCATAAACATCGGGTATTTACTTATTAATAGCAAATATCTTTTATTATTGAAAATAAGTTTTTTATTCTGCCTGGATACAAGCCTTATTGTTTTCGATGAAAAGCTTGAATTTTTAGGCTATGATTAGCGTTTTTGAACTCTGGAGTGGATTTATGATAGTTGGACAAGATAGTCTTTCAACTCGCAGTCAATTAGAGGTCGATGGTAAAACCTACCATTATTACAGCTTGAAAGAAGCTGAAAACAAGCACTTTAAGGGGATTAACCGCCTGCCCTACTCTCTAAAAGTATTATTTGAAAATCTGCTCCGTTTTGAGGATGGAACTACTGTTTCTGTCGAGGATATTAGAGCATTGGCCGATTGGTTGAATACTAAAACCTCACAGCATGAAATTGCTTATAGACCAGCGCGTGTTCTGATGCAGGACTTTACCGGTGTTCCCGCTGTAGTGGATTTGGCAGCCATGCGTGCTGCTCTCGAAAAAATGGGCGGAAGTGCCAGCAAAATCTCCCCGCTTTCTCCAGTCGATTTAGTCATTGACCATTCTGTGATGGTTGACAAATTTGCCACGGCCGATGCCCTGACTATCAACACCGAGATAGAAATTCAGCGAAATAAAGAGCGTTATGAATTCCTACGCTGGGGGCAGAAAGCATTCGCCAATTTCCAGGTCGTGCCTCCTGGTACCGG from Legionella quinlivanii encodes:
- a CDS encoding flagellar hook-length control protein FliK, with translation MINQIPPDPFFMVPDDIPPLEASGDGNAEATDISNYFLELITDYLSEGPIPETKPVEDEISLPVEQEPSPDSNPKEVLELPLDNPKSVEPESEDDDKELPDNPALAWLNAIHNETLTIQEVEAGGKPAEEHLSFSPPVSDKSFINHMQNRSLSPPENNNQPQKVAADIEFAPIDVEEKSEQTIEIEVLTNQIIQVDSGSEDQSIDPQKNLNADIKEIPLRVIKPDFASSHSESKTSASAANRFEISSEVNEGGWQDDFNARVTWLGQHKINQAVIKLNPVELGPVEVKIHLSEETAKIDFNTHSLQVQDLIEQSIPRLREMLMSQGLQLSEVNIETGDRRSRSQTAHQPDEALFQNQEEEASVVTRQTKGIVDFFA